TGGGAGGCTCTTAGTGGGTGGAAGGCTAGGGACTCCGGAAAGTTTGGTTCTAGTCTGaaccttgctgtgtgaccttggacaagttactcaatctctctgggcttcagcatGTTTATTCATAAAATGGGAGGTTTGATCAGCTCTAAAATTGCTCATAAAAAGACGTGTGTGGTagtaatataaaatggtgcagccactgtggaaaacagttaaaCAAAGAATTATCACAGATTATCATATGATACCAATTCCACTagtaggtatatacccaagagaactgaaaacagataCTTAAACAAATACTTGTACTCAAATGTTCATAGTggtactattcacaataaccataagaccatcaacggatgaatagataaaggaaAGGTAGTATATCCATATTGTGGAattcagccataacaaggaataacagtgctacaacgtggatgaacctcgaaaacattatgctaagtgaaaagagccagactcaaaagatcaaatattgtatgattccatttatattaaatatctagaacaggtaaatccacagaaacagaatgcagattggtggttgccaggggctggaggaagtgGGGATTGGGGAcagaattttcttttagaaaCGGAAATGTCTTCGAACTTGACAGAGGTCTTGTTTGCACAATATTGGGAATGTAGTAAGTGCtgctgaattatacactttaaaatggttaattttatgttatgtgaatttcaccccaattcaaaaaaaaagaaagagaaagagcctAAGATATAGGCAAGACTGAAGGTTCAGTTATAGATGAAATTGGGAGATCATCACAGGCCTCCTACACAATTACACCGCCAACGTGACATGCAGGAAAAAGCTCCCAGTTGCGGTCAGGACTGGGATCTGGATCTGTGTCTGGCCACTTCCTCATGGTGGGATCCTAGGCCAATCACTCaagctccctgagcctcaggcTTCCCTCTCTGCAAAATGGGGCTGGTGCATCTTCCCTGTTTTCCTCAGAGCACTGTGGATCAGTGATCTGAGAGCACTCTGTGAACCCACGTTCACAGCATGACCCCTCTGGGAGGAACATCTCAGCACCCTCTTTTCTAAGCTCGGCAGACTGAGAACCAATTCCTCGTTCATGTGGAGACACTGAGGGGGTTCAGAAGCCACTGGCAAGGAAGGGGCACACCCGGGTTAACCGGTTGGATTTCTGGCTCCACCACtatctgtgtggccttgggcaagccattcattttcctgtttcttcattgGTAGAATGGGAATATATTTACCTTGGAGAGAGTCTGTGTGTATACTGTAGGCCCTCAATAATCAgatccctctttctttctttctttctttttttttttttttttttgcggtacgcgggcctctcactgctgtggcctctcctgttgcggagcacaggctctggacacgcaggctcagcggccatggctcacgggcccagccgctccgcggcatgtgggatcttcccggactggggcacgaacccgtgtcccctgtatcggcaggaggactctcaaccactgcgccaccagggaagccccagatccctCTTTCTTTGTGGCTGCTCTCAAACACAAAAATTGCCGGTCCCCCGAATCCACCAAAGAATCTGAGCTGTGGGTCAGAGAGGTTAGGGCACTGGCCCGAGGTGGCACAGCTAGTTTGGGCTTAGAACACAGATCGCCTGGCTCCGGGTCCGGGGAACTTCCCTCAGCCCTCTAAGcttcatcatttattttctccaaCAGGCATTTGGCAACTACTACGACCTAGGAAGGGCGGAGTTGTGTAAGGAGAGACACCCAGCCCAGAATTATGTGCTGTGCAGACCTCACCACTTCAAGAGACAGGTGTTGCTGTCTCCGGTTTACATATTAGGAAACTGTGTttaactaaggctcagagaggccaagtgacCGTCACCAAAACACTCAACCAGAGAGCACAGGTGTCGAATTCGAACTCTGGTCCTCCCGCGGCGCCACCCCCGGAACCCGTGGGCACGCGTGGCTCTGCGCAAGCTGGGCGCGCGGCGGTGGGAATCCCGAGCGGAGCTGGAAGCCTGGCCCGTTCATTTGCATGCTAATACCCAGAATGCTTTTCCCCCGCACACCGCTTTTCTTAATGGAAGCGCTCAGTTTGGAACCGTGGAAAGTTTGGAACACATACTTCGCTCCCTCTTTGCAACTGTGGGAACTTCCCGCCCGCACACGCGGTGCCTGCAGCCCAGGGCTCCAAGTTGGGCTGCCTGGCAGCGGCCGCCAGCTTTTCCCAAGCAGATGAACCTCTGTGTCCAACCCGCGCGCGGCAGCATCTCCCGGACGGCCGGGACAAAGCGGCCAGGCCCGCCGGCGGGGCTCACGGCCCGAGCGCTCGGCGACTCGCTGGGCTGCGGGCGCCGGGGATGCTCCCGACCTCAGGAGGCCAAAGGGTGCTCCCTGGAGGGTCCAGTACCCCCATTTCCCTGGGGTGCGCGGGGacccctgccccttcccatcGCCCTTGCCTCTATGTTGTCGCCTCCCGGAGCTGGTTACTTTCCGCTCCCTGGGGCACAAAGCTTGGCGTGTGGCGGTTTGGGGGAGAGGGTGGACGATGGCCTCGTATCCCCAGCTCTCCCGGGCGCGCAGCCCCTTCGGTTCAGTCAGTGCGCGGGGTCCAGAAGCAGCTCCGAAGGTTCGGCCTGCCCCCAGCCAGGACCCCGAGCCCTCTCTGGGGTTGGTAGCGGGGAAGCGCTTGCAGACGACTTCTGGGGATTTCGGGCATCGAAGGGGGGCTCCGAAGGGTAACCAACGCCCGCTCGACTTACGGGTGCACATCGCTGGCTGGGGGGCCCACATCTGCGCCCCTCggtctccccccagcccccgccccgtCCGCTCTCCGCCACTcttggcggggagggaggggcagtgggagCTGGTTTGCTGGCTAGGCGCTTCGTTTGCATTGGTCCGGGGGGGCTGAGACTGCAGCCCCCGGCCCCGCGGGCGGGGTGGCGAGGCGGGGGCCGGACGGGGGCTCAGTCTGCGCTAGCATTGGCGGAgcaggggactggggagggggggcaggAAGCGGGGGGGAGCGGAGCTGCGGGGGGGGGTGTATAAATAGGGAAGGGGGGACGTGCATCCTCGGCTGGGTGAGGGGGGGGGAGCTCGGGACAAAGAAAGTGGAAAGTTTGCAGCGCTGGGCGGTCCGGGCCAGGGATTCGGGTGCGCACGTGCAGGGCCGGGGGCGCCGGGGGCCCCCCAAGCCGAGCTcgtcgtttcttttttttttctgcaagcgGAGGGGGGGTGTTGTTGGTATcgccccctccttctcctccccccaggGGTGAAAGTGCAAGAGGAAGTGCAGCCGCTGCCATCTTTCCTCCGCTCCGAACACACGGAGCCCAGGGCCGCAGCGCCGCCGCTCCGCCGCCGCCTTCGCTTGGCCCGGGAAAGGGCCCGccctgccgctgccgccgcccgCCCGCTCCAGCCTTCGCTACCGACTCCGCCCGCCAAGCTCCGGGACCCGGCCCGCGCTGCCGCCCCGGTGCGCGCCCCGCCGCCGCCTTAGCCTTAGCCTTTTGTTTCCTCCGCTCCGGCGCCCCCGCCCCGGCTCGCGCTTTGCAGGGGACGCAGCGCGCGCCCCCAGCGGGCCCGGGTAAAACCGCGGCGCGCGCGCCTGCGCGACaaacccctcctcctcttccctgcgcgcgcgcgcgcgcgcgcgcgcccccCTTGGCTGCGCGCCGGCGCCGCCTGGCGGgcgggaggggaggtggcaggcGCGTTTGCGGGAGGGGCGCACCTCTGTGCTCGCGTACCCCCCAGAGGTAGACCGAGAAGGGGAGGCGGGCGGgcggagaggagagaggagtgcACGAtccagcaggggtgggggcagctaTGTGGGAGGTGGTGTGCCCTGCCGTCTAGACAGTCCGATCCGGGCAGGGGGTGTGTGCGCTCCGCGCACCTGCGAGACTACAGAGCCCCGGGCCGGCACGTGTGGGGAGTGTAGACACGTTCGTTGCACCCCGCTTCTTGCTGCCTAGGGGAAGGGAGTGGGGCTGGCAAGTGACGCGGCCCGGTTTGTGGGGAGGGGGCGGCGGCCATGGAGCGAGTGAACGACGCTTCCTGCGGCCCGTCGGGCTGCTACACCTACCAGGTGAGCAGACACAGCACGGAGATGCTGCACAACCTGAACCAGCAGCGCAAAAACGGCGGGCGCTTCTGCGACGTGCTCCTGCGGGTGGGCGACGAGAGCTTCCCAGCGCACCGCGCGGTGCTGGCTGCCTGCAGCGAGTACTTTGAGTCGGTGTTCAGCGCCCAGTTGGGCGACGGCGGAGCTGCGGACGGGGGTCCCGCTGACGTGGGGGGCGCAGCGGCGGCCCCGGGCGGCGGGACTGGGGGCAGCCGGGAGCTGGAGATGCACACCATCAGCTCCAAGGTGTTCGGGGACATCCTGGACTTCGCCTACACTTCCCGCATTGTGGTTCGCCTGGAGAGCTTCCCCGAGCTTATGACGGCCGCCAAGTTTCTGCTGATGAGGTCGGTCATTGAGATCTGCCAGGAAGTCATCAAACAGTCCAATGTGCAGATCCTGGTGCCCCCTGCCCGGGCTGACATCATGCTGTTTCGTCCCCCTGGGACCTCGGACTTGGGTTTCCCTTTGGACATGACCAATGGGGCAGCCTTGGCAGCCAACAGCAATGGCATCGCAGGCAGCATGCAGCCTGAGGAGGAGGCAGCTCGGGCGGCTGGTGCAGCCATTGCGAGCCAAGCCTCCCTGCCTGTGTTACCTGGGGTGGACCGCTTGCCCATGGTGGCCGGACCCCTGTCCCCCCAACTGCTGACTTCCCCATTCCCCAATGTGGCATCCAGTGCCCCTCCCCTGACTGGCAAGCGAGGCCGGGGCCGCCCAAGGAAGGCCAACCTGCTGGACTCAATGTTCGGGTCCCCAGGGGGCCTGAGGGAGGCAGGCATCCTTCCGTGTGGCCTGTGTGGGAAGGTGTTCACTGATGCCAACCGGCTCCGGCAGCACGAGGCCCAGCATGGTGTCACCAGCCTCCAGCTGGGCTACATCGACCTTCCTCCTCCGAGGCTGGGTGAGAATGGGCTACCCATCTCTGAGGACCCCGACGGCCCCCGAAAGAGGAGCCGGACCAGGAAGCAGGTGGCCTGCGAGATCTGTGGCAAGATCTTTCGTGACGTGTACCATCTCAATCGGCACAAGCTGTCCCACTCGGGGGAGAAGCCCTATTCCTGCCCCGTGTGTGGGCTGCGGTTCAAGAGGAAAGATCGCATGTCCTACCATGTGCGGTCCCACGATGGGTCCGTGGGCAAGCCCTACATCTGCCAGAGCTGTGGGAAAGGCTTCTCCAGGTGAGGAATGGTGCCCATCCCCCATGACTTGTCCTATTCCTAACTCATGGTATAGCTCCTCTCCAAGAGCTGGGGGTGTGAGACTTGCAGGGGGCTCACTTGACCTTGCAGGGCCATGTCAGGTTTGGGGAGAGTGTTTTAACGGCCCTGATTTTGAGATGATGTGGCCAAGAACTGCTTTCTCTTCCCTCAGGGAAGTTCTCTGGCACTAGGCGTGCCCTACCATCTCTCTTCCTTGGGGCCTGTGGGAAGGGGCCGGATTCCTCAGGCCGCAGCCACCGGGCCTCACCATTCTTCTCCCTGGGCTCCCTTTGTGTTTCCGGCACCAGACGAGGGGCCCCCTCTGGGGGCGGGAGGCCAGGCTCCTCCAGCGACTTTCCCCGCTTGAATGGCCGCCGGGGGAGGGACTGAAACAAGTGCATCTGGGACTCCTTACGCTCCCATGCCTCCATGTCCCCCCGCACAGCACTGGCAATCCTGGGTCAGTAGACTCCGGCCTTGCCTCTCACAGCCCCGGGATCACGGGGCACAGAGCTGGGCACCCAGAGTCTCTTCTGAACAGCGAAGCCTTTGATCTGCTCTGACCtggtggctccagagcccacctgAACCCACAGATCCCCTTTATGTTCACtggacagagaggaaggagggcaggatgTCATTTTAGATTGACTTTTTAGTGAGCCTGATAAGGAACTGAAGACTTGTCTGCAAGCAGAGGGTTGTTTTTCCTCTTAAGAGAATATTCAGAATAAAAGGCTCGTTTTAACTTGCCTGGGTACTGAGGGCCTTGTGTGTATGAACGTAGGGATGGAGAACTCCCTCAGAGGGGCCCCAAACAGGAACCAGTCTTACCGGTcaggcagcccctgcccacctgctCTGTCGGGCATCTGGTTTACCAGCCCAGCTGGGGGCTTAAGGCTTCATCCCTTGGCCTCTGGGGACTGAATTCCATCCGGGTGGCATTCATTGGCTGCTGtggtgggagaggctgggggaggggagtgctgAGTTTCTAAGGGGCTTTAGTCTGGACAATGAATCACACATACCCCCTCCCGGAAAGGCTGCAGCAAGGCAGCCCAGTCTCATTCTAAAGCCCCCTCCTTGGGTCCTAGAAATCATTGAGTTTCTGGTGGGGGGAGGCGGGTAGGCAAGGTCAGAGACAAATGctcactccccttccccctctagAGAAATCCAGGGCAGAGAGGCCTGGGCCTCAGGAGCCAGAGCTGGGTGGTGACTTTTCTTTGTCatgctggggtggggtgagggagtcCTCTCCAGCCTTGTCAGGGCAGGGGTCTGACCAAGTTTGTAGCCCCCTCTCTTAAGgtcttgttttaaagtctcttttggtTCTCTTTTCTAGGCCTGATCACTTGAACGGACATATCAAGCAGGTGCACACTTCTGAGCGGCCTCACAAGTGTCAGGTAGGGGCTGGGCCGGGGCAGAGATGGGCTGAAAGAGAATGCCGCTGTCCTCACAGCTACGGCCGTGAGCCAGCTGCTGTGCGTGCTGGGCTGGCTGACTGACCACCGCTGTGCACACCTCCCCCTCTGTCCCCCCACCGTCTGTCTGCTCTTCTCCTTtgttctcccccagccccctccctcccaccgctGATGTCCCCTCCTTCCTGGTCGCTGGGTCCTGGTTCCCAACCCGTCTCTGTCTTTGCTCTGTTGCTTGGCTTTCCTCTCCTGGCGTTTGCCAGCTCCTTGGATGGTGGGCCACATTGGACAAGTGTCGTCCTGGGGGCACTGGCACCCCACTGGGTCCGGCTTCCGGTTCCCAGCAGTTTGCAGGGGCCACCGTGGGGTGGGAATGGCTTCTTAAGGGCTCCTGGTGGTCCAGCCAACAACTCTTCCCCTTGTATGCCCAGCAGCCTGACCTGAGTTGGAGCTCCTTCTGGGTCCCCTCAGCTCAGAGCACCaggctgcaggggtgggggtgaaggAGGCAGGGAGTGGTGCGATCACTGGCACCTGCTTAACCCATCCTGAGCCACGTGTGCACACAGCCAAGGGCTTCTGAGAACTGGAAAGCGAGGTGGTTTCCTGTCCTTGAGAGCTCTTTGTGTAGCAGTAGGTAGGGGAGGCTGGGCAAGATTCTCACCCTTGGTTTGTCTGCTTGAACAATATCTGGGGGCTCTGTGATGCCCAGAAAATTGAGCTTCCTCTCCTGGCCACTGAGCATTCCTGTGTGGGTGGAAAACACACTTCTATCTTCTCCTTGGTCGTACCCCCTTTCCTGGGCCAAGTTCCTACCATCTGAGTGGGAAACAGAGTTGTGGGGTGTTTACTGCAACGTCTGATGGGGTGACCTGCTTCTCTTTATCCTGTTGGTGGCAAGGAGGAGGGTCTGGGGAGACCGATAATAGGGAGGGATGGACGGATGTGCTGTAGGTGGGGCAGAGAGCCCCCAGGGGCCAGGTGCGGTGGTGTTCCCAGACGGCCAGGAGACCAGGGGTGGGCCTGCTGGGATGCGCCTGTGCCTCGCTgcctcctctccctctgtctctcatcACGGAGCACATTCTGACTCTCCCAGGTAGTGTGCTGAGCAGCCCAGCAGAGTAGGAGGAGCCCAGAGGGCAGTGGGGGCATGCCCGGTGGCCTGGGGGGGTAACCTGCACTCTCTGCCCTTTTTCCAGGTGTGGGTTGGGAGCAGCAGCGGCCTGCCGCCCCTGGAATCTCTTCCTAGCGACCTGCCATCATGGGACTTTGCCCAGCCTGCTTTGTGGAGGTCGTCCCATTCGGTTCCTGACACCgccttttccctttctctaaaAAAATCCTTCCCAGCCCTCGAAAACCTGGGCCCAGCACCCTCCAGCAACGCTCTCTTCTGCCCAGCCCCGCCGGGCTATCTGAGGCAGGGTTGGACTGCCCCAGAGGGCAGCCGGGCCTTTACCCAGTGGCCTGTGGGCTAGCCGGGGCCTCCCGAGAGGGTTTTCTGTGGAGGGGAACGGCAGTGGCAGTAGTCTGAGCCCCCTGCTTTTGGGAGAGGCCAGCAGAGTGGTCCCTGCCCACCATGCCCAGCTCCTCCCTGGGTGACTTGGACTCTTTCCCAGCTCAAGGACCCCAAATAGGGGTAGCAAAGGGCTCCTTCCTGGGTCCTCCCCATGGTCTCCacgtttctttctgggctctcttgcCTTGTTTTCCCTCTTTAGCAGATGGTACCCCTGGGTGTCTGACCTTGCCTGGAGGTTGATGCTTTCCTAGGAACTAAGCCACTGGCTTACATGCTTCCCCTCCCCTGGCATCACCTCCCCTAAGGGGTTTCTAGAATGGGGCctggccacccctccccccaccctgggAGTGAACCCTCCTCCAGAGGAGAGGAGACTCCGGTGCAACTCCAACTGGGCCAACCGTGCTGCCCTCGTCCTTCCCGCTCACACAGGTCCGCTTTCATTTCTGGCTTGTGAATTAGACGTTTGTGGTTTTGAGGTTTATTAGCAGGTCTGCTCAGGAACTAGATTAACCAGTAGCTTTACATTGGGTCATCCCAATATATGGCTTTGGGTGCTGATAAAGCAGATGTAGACCTCCGTCGGATCCCAGTGGTGTGCCCTTCAGTCCCCGTGGGCTCTGCGGGGATAATAGGAGTGATGATAAAAGTTTTCATTCTAACGTTTGAGGCTTTGTGTGTTTTGTCCTTGGTCTGTGTCATAACACTGACATCACTGTCCCTTGGTGTATGAGcctgctcctgccctgcccctccgaCACACACTCTCACAAGCCTGCTGGCCCTGCCTCCAGCCCCACAGCCAGAACTCCCCTAACAGTGACCTGGCAGGTGCAGGTGAAGACGTGCTGCCTCTCCGGCTCTGAGCTGGCTGGCCAGGTGTGCCTGGGCTTTGTTAAACAGCAGGGGCATCTGTTTTGCATGGTGTGTCTGCTGAAAGTATCAGAGGTGAAGAGACAGCTCTCTGGGAGTTGGTTCCTTTAGCCCCTGGCAGAGCTGGGCATGGGCCATACCTCTCGGTCCCTCCTGATGCCACAGAGGAGACAGTAGGGGCCAGTTACAGAGACGGGTGCCACAGCTTGAGGGGAAAGGCCCTCCGAACGTGGGCGCATGGGGGCTCAGGCTTGGCAGTGACACGCAAGTCTCCTTGGGGTTTGGCCTCAGTGTGCTTAAATGGCCCAGATGTCCCAATGCTTCTCGATCTGTGAGTGCTGTGGGCTGGGACATTGACCTCAGATGGAGTTCAGCCTGAAGCCGAGAGGCTAGAACAGCTCAGACCTCTCCCATTGCTCCCAGTGGCCCCACTTCTTGGGGGCTGGTTGGGGGGTTTGGGCTGGAGGGATAACTCATTAGGAATTGAAGTGGGAATAAGGGAGCTAACACCCTTGAGAAGAAGGGGTCCAGCAAGGCCCATGGTGCTAAGCCCACATGCATTGCCCTCAGGCTTTTCCAAGGCTATGGAAAAGACTACTTAAGATACCCCCTGAGGCTGCCAGGCTCAAAGGTCACCAAGAGTAGGTGTGCACCGGTGCCCCTGGTACCAATGAGGCCCCATTCCTGAGCTGTTCAACCCTTGGGAAGAAAAGCATTCGGAAGTCTGGGACGGGGAGAAActggcagggagggaagggagcctGGCTGGGGCTCAGTGTTGAGTGGTGATGAACCTCTCTGGGGGCTGGGCCAGGACCTGGCAGGTGTGCCTCCAGCAATAGCAGGCTGCCTgtgtgcagggctgggggtgaggcGGCCGTTCCCAGCACCACCGGCGATCAATTGGGGTGGTGATCTTGTCAGGGTCCCTCTGCCTTCTTCCTGCCTCCAGGACAGGAAGTGTTTTTCTCTTGAGTGGCCCCAGCATGGAGGTTCCGGGCACCCCCTTCTTTGAGATCCATCTCTCTCCTcagcctttctctcctttctctcctgggTTAAGTGACCAGGCCTTTTATGTTTGGTGTTGTCTGAACTTCTGGCAGGCCTAGACTCGGACTTGGGCGCTTTCACAGTTCCTCCAGAAGGCCTTGGGTACTCCAGCCACAAAGGGTCAATCCTGGCACAGAGAAGCCAACCACCATTTCAGCTTGGCTTTGTAACACAGTGATAGTTTTTGTTGCGTTtgtgtttcgttttgttttgttttcccagcaGCAGATTTACATTCCTAAATATGTTTGCTCAGACTAAAGTTTGCTTTCATTCCTTGAGAGATAATCAATGGAGGACAGGGTGGGAGAACTCAGCCTGGTCTGCAGCTTTAATTTTGCTTAGCTAATCCCCCAAATGGATAATCCACTTGTGGATAATTGAAGTCTGGCTGTCCATTATCTTTCGTTAGCAAAGTATGACAGGCAGTGCTTTAAGGGACACATCCCAAAAGAAAGTTGGCAAGAGAAACAAGGCATCTCTTTCACATCCCTCTAGTGGCACCCTCTCCCAGGGGCCACAGAAGGTGGGATCCTGAATGTGTGCTTTCAGCTGCATTTTCTTAACACCTGGTCCATGGTTGGCTCCTTTGAGTTCTGCGGTGTAGACCACACTGCCTCTCGCCATTGTGGCGGTGGTCCTCAAGTCGCTGTCCGGCCAAGCCGGCTCTCGTCCCCAGATAAATCGACAGGTGCACCCCTATCTCCCGCAGGTGTTCACGGCACCCCTTACTCTGGTTTACAGTCTGGTGGGGCTGGGGAAAGATTCAGTTTTCCACCCACTGTGGCCTACGATTGGGTCACAAGGTCCCTGCTGGGGGGCCCACCTGTGGCCATGAGACCAAGCACCCATGGTGCTTTCTGAGTCACCTAAGTGCTCAAGTTTCCCTGCACAGAACCTGTCACCTCTATCAGGACAGCCCTGGCTACCAAGTACACTGATAAAAACTATCCACACCTTTTACCAGAAGCTACCTCTGCTGAGGCTGGAGGTGGTAAGAACACATGCTCAGGGGCTGTTTCTCAGTCCAGCTGCCCCGAGTCCTCTCAGGACCTCTGTCTGCCCGGCTGTAAATCGGGGAGGAGGGGAATACCCCAGGGTGGCCAGGAGGATCGGTAGGGCACTGGCCCGGCAGTGGCAGGGTGTTGCTTTCTCTAGTAGCTGAGCCCTGTGCTTTGTGCAAATTACTCTCTAAACTTAGCTCCCTCATTTGTCAGATGAATAAACtcaatatataaaacatgaaagcagtacacttgacccttgaacaacacggagGTTAGGGGCGTCGACCCTCCGAGCAGTCAAAAATACACATATAACTTAGTGTCGGCCCTCTGTGTCTGTGATTCTTCCACATCCGCAGTTCCACATCTGCGGGTTCAGCAAACTGTAGATGGTGTACCACCTATTGTAGTATTTACTCTTGAAAAAGATTCGCATATAAGTGAACTCGTTCAGTTCAAACCCTGGAaaactgttcaagggtcaactgtattttgttAGCATAAATTGTTCTATTCAAATGCGTAACATTTATTCAAAAGATAACGACTAAGAAGAGCTCAGCTGGTCCTGATGCAGACATTTGGGGTTGGGGTAGCAACCACGGTGTCTTCTACCTCCACAGCATCGAATGCATTTGTTTCTTGCTCTGATTGTACAGTAAAGCAATAGATAGACGTTGTACATGGTGACAGTGTTCGGATGCTTACCTTAAGGTCTCAGGATCTCAGGATCTGTTTCTGTTC
This genomic interval from Phocoena phocoena chromosome 13, mPhoPho1.1, whole genome shotgun sequence contains the following:
- the PATZ1 gene encoding POZ-, AT hook-, and zinc finger-containing protein 1 isoform X2, whose translation is MERVNDASCGPSGCYTYQVSRHSTEMLHNLNQQRKNGGRFCDVLLRVGDESFPAHRAVLAACSEYFESVFSAQLGDGGAADGGPADVGGAAAAPGGGTGGSRELEMHTISSKVFGDILDFAYTSRIVVRLESFPELMTAAKFLLMRSVIEICQEVIKQSNVQILVPPARADIMLFRPPGTSDLGFPLDMTNGAALAANSNGIAGSMQPEEEAARAAGAAIASQASLPVLPGVDRLPMVAGPLSPQLLTSPFPNVASSAPPLTGKRGRGRPRKANLLDSMFGSPGGLREAGILPCGLCGKVFTDANRLRQHEAQHGVTSLQLGYIDLPPPRLGENGLPISEDPDGPRKRSRTRKQVACEICGKIFRDVYHLNRHKLSHSGEKPYSCPVCGLRFKRKDRMSYHVRSHDGSVGKPYICQSCGKGFSRPDHLNGHIKQVHTSERPHKCQTCNASFATRDRLRSHLACHEDKVPCQVCGKYLRAAYMADHLKKHSEGPSNFCSICNREGQKCSHQDPIESSDSYGDLSDASDLKTPEKQSTNGSFSCDMAVPKNKMESDGEKKYPCPECGSFFRSKSYLNKHIQKVHVRALGGPLGDLGPALGSPFSPQQNMSLLESFGFQIVQSAFASSLVDPEVDQQPMGPEGK
- the PATZ1 gene encoding POZ-, AT hook-, and zinc finger-containing protein 1 isoform X1 codes for the protein MERVNDASCGPSGCYTYQVSRHSTEMLHNLNQQRKNGGRFCDVLLRVGDESFPAHRAVLAACSEYFESVFSAQLGDGGAADGGPADVGGAAAAPGGGTGGSRELEMHTISSKVFGDILDFAYTSRIVVRLESFPELMTAAKFLLMRSVIEICQEVIKQSNVQILVPPARADIMLFRPPGTSDLGFPLDMTNGAALAANSNGIAGSMQPEEEAARAAGAAIASQASLPVLPGVDRLPMVAGPLSPQLLTSPFPNVASSAPPLTGKRGRGRPRKANLLDSMFGSPGGLREAGILPCGLCGKVFTDANRLRQHEAQHGVTSLQLGYIDLPPPRLGENGLPISEDPDGPRKRSRTRKQVACEICGKIFRDVYHLNRHKLSHSGEKPYSCPVCGLRFKRKDRMSYHVRSHDGSVGKPYICQSCGKGFSRPDHLNGHIKQVHTSERPHKCQTCNASFATRDRLRSHLACHEDKVPCQVCGKYLRAAYMADHLKKHSEGPSNFCSICNRGFSSASYLKVHVKTHHGVPLPQVSRHQEPIPNGGAAFHCARTYGNKEGQKCSHQDPIESSDSYGDLSDASDLKTPEKQSTNGSFSCDMAVPKNKMESDGEKKYPCPECGSFFRSKSYLNKHIQKVHVRALGGPLGDLGPALGSPFSPQQNMSLLESFGFQIVQSAFASSLVDPEVDQQPMGPEGK
- the PATZ1 gene encoding POZ-, AT hook-, and zinc finger-containing protein 1 isoform X3, whose amino-acid sequence is MERVNDASCGPSGCYTYQVSRHSTEMLHNLNQQRKNGGRFCDVLLRVGDESFPAHRAVLAACSEYFESVFSAQLGDGGAADGGPADVGGAAAAPGGGTGGSRELEMHTISSKVFGDILDFAYTSRIVVRLESFPELMTAAKFLLMRSVIEICQEVIKQSNVQILVPPARADIMLFRPPGTSDLGFPLDMTNGAALAANSNGIAGSMQPEEEAARAAGAAIASQASLPVLPGVDRLPMVAGPLSPQLLTSPFPNVASSAPPLTGKRGRGRPRKANLLDSMFGSPGGLREAGILPCGLCGKVFTDANRLRQHEAQHGVTSLQLGYIDLPPPRLGENGLPISEDPDGPRKRSRTRKQVACEICGKIFRDVYHLNRHKLSHSGEKPYSCPVCGLRFKRKDRMSYHVRSHDGSVGKPYICQSCGKGFSRPDHLNGHIKQVHTSERPHKCQTCNASFATRDRLRSHLACHEDKVPCQVCGKYLRAAYMADHLKKHSEGPSNFCSICNRGLQAPGAHPEWGSSVPLRQDLWQQRRPEMLTSGSD
- the PATZ1 gene encoding POZ-, AT hook-, and zinc finger-containing protein 1 isoform X4, which produces MERVNDASCGPSGCYTYQVSRHSTEMLHNLNQQRKNGGRFCDVLLRVGDESFPAHRAVLAACSEYFESVFSAQLGDGGAADGGPADVGGAAAAPGGGTGGSRELEMHTISSKVFGDILDFAYTSRIVVRLESFPELMTAAKFLLMRSVIEICQEVIKQSNVQILVPPARADIMLFRPPGTSDLGFPLDMTNGAALAANSNGIAGSMQPEEEAARAAGAAIASQASLPVLPGVDRLPMVAGPLSPQLLTSPFPNVASSAPPLTGKRGRGRPRKANLLDSMFGSPGGLREAGILPCGLCGKVFTDANRLRQHEAQHGVTSLQLGYIDLPPPRLGENGLPISEDPDGPRKRSRTRKQVACEICGKIFRDVYHLNRHKLSHSGEKPYSCPVCGLRFKRKDRMSYHVRSHDGSVGKPYICQSCGKGFSRPDHLNGHIKQVHTSERPHKCQVWVGSSSGLPPLESLPSDLPSWDFAQPALWRSSHSVPDTAFSLSLKKSFPALENLGPAPSSNALFCPAPPGYLRQGWTAPEGSRAFTQWPVG